Proteins encoded in a region of the Brevundimonas vesicularis genome:
- a CDS encoding RluA family pseudouridine synthase: protein MSAQDLIDDDEDPATGAPAEVLEARIDAAGVRLDKALAGAFPTLSRARLQALLAEGAVSRDGAVLTGGSAKAQPGLYAVALPPVAPATPQPQAIPLTVLYEDADLIVIDKPAGMAAHPAPGTPDGTLVNALLAHCGDSLSGIGGVARPGIVHRLDKDTSGVMVAAKTDRAHAGLSALFAAHDIERTYIALTRGAPSPATGRIHTRIGRSTGDRKKMAVLKAGGREAITDYVVQATFGQPAKAGGAPMAARVGCTLHTGRTHQIRVHLSSKGAPILGDATYGSGSPAIPVRTAIAEAGLVRQALHAAVLGFVHPVTGEALRFETAPPYDMQRLETRLAEL, encoded by the coding sequence GTGTCCGCCCAAGATCTGATCGATGACGACGAAGACCCCGCGACCGGCGCCCCCGCCGAGGTGCTGGAGGCCCGCATCGACGCGGCCGGCGTTCGCTTGGACAAGGCCCTGGCCGGCGCCTTCCCTACCCTGTCGCGCGCCCGGCTCCAGGCCCTGCTGGCCGAGGGCGCTGTCAGCCGCGATGGCGCGGTCCTGACCGGCGGTTCCGCCAAGGCCCAGCCCGGCCTCTATGCCGTCGCCCTGCCGCCCGTCGCGCCAGCTACGCCCCAGCCCCAGGCCATTCCCCTGACCGTTCTCTACGAGGACGCCGACCTGATCGTCATCGACAAGCCTGCGGGCATGGCCGCCCACCCCGCGCCCGGCACGCCCGACGGCACCTTGGTCAATGCGCTGCTGGCCCATTGCGGCGACAGCCTGTCGGGCATCGGCGGCGTCGCCCGCCCCGGAATCGTTCACCGGCTGGACAAGGACACCTCCGGCGTCATGGTCGCCGCCAAGACCGACCGCGCCCACGCCGGCCTCTCCGCCCTGTTCGCTGCGCACGACATCGAGCGCACCTACATCGCCCTGACACGCGGCGCGCCGTCGCCCGCGACCGGCCGCATCCACACCCGCATCGGGCGCTCCACCGGCGACCGCAAGAAGATGGCGGTCCTCAAGGCCGGCGGTCGCGAGGCCATCACCGACTATGTCGTCCAAGCGACCTTCGGGCAGCCCGCGAAAGCTGGCGGCGCACCCATGGCTGCGCGTGTCGGCTGCACCCTGCACACCGGCCGCACCCATCAGATCCGCGTCCACCTGTCGTCCAAAGGCGCGCCCATCCTTGGCGACGCGACCTATGGCTCAGGCAGTCCAGCCATTCCCGTTCGCACCGCCATCGCAGAAGCGGGCCTGGTGCGTCAGGCCCTCCACGCCGCCGTCCTGGGCTTTGTCCACCCTGTCACGGGCGAGGCGCTTCGCTTCGAGACCGCGCCGCCGTACGACATGCAGCGTCTCGAAACACGGCTCGCCGAACTCTGA
- a CDS encoding phosphoglycerate kinase — protein sequence MTFRTLDDAKNLAGKTALVRVDFNVPMEGGKVTDDTRLRVALPTIQRLRDAGAKVALLAHFDRPKGQRVPSMSLKPVVQPLEELLGAPVRFADDCIGPDAVEAIRDLDAGGVVLLENVRFHAAEEANDPVFAQKLADLGDLYVNDAFSAAHRAHASTEGVAHHMPAYAGESMRRELDALDAALGNPQKPVVGIVGGSKVSTKLDLLKNLVGKLDTLAIGGGMANTFLYAQGVDIGGSLAEKDMADTAREILAEAEAKGCDILLPVDVVVATEVKPGADARTVKTGEALSTDDKILDAGRDTVARLNAAIDGSKTLIWNGPLGVFEVPPFDAATVAAAKHVAERTKAGALIAVAGGGDTVAAVGHAGVAADLTFVSTAGGAFLEWMEGKPLPGVEALRA from the coding sequence ATGACCTTCCGCACCCTCGACGACGCCAAGAACCTTGCCGGCAAGACGGCTCTGGTCCGCGTGGATTTCAACGTCCCGATGGAGGGCGGCAAGGTCACGGACGACACCCGTCTGCGGGTCGCCCTGCCGACGATCCAACGCCTGCGCGACGCGGGCGCCAAGGTCGCTCTTCTGGCCCATTTCGACCGCCCCAAGGGCCAGCGCGTTCCGTCGATGAGCCTGAAACCCGTCGTCCAGCCGCTGGAAGAACTGCTCGGCGCCCCCGTCCGCTTCGCCGACGACTGTATCGGTCCCGACGCAGTCGAGGCCATTCGCGATCTAGACGCGGGCGGCGTGGTCCTGCTGGAAAACGTGCGCTTCCATGCGGCGGAAGAGGCCAACGATCCGGTCTTCGCCCAGAAGCTGGCGGATCTCGGCGATCTCTACGTCAACGACGCCTTCTCGGCCGCGCACCGCGCCCACGCCTCGACCGAAGGCGTCGCCCACCACATGCCGGCCTACGCCGGCGAATCCATGCGCCGCGAACTGGACGCGCTCGACGCGGCGCTCGGCAATCCGCAGAAGCCGGTCGTCGGCATCGTCGGCGGCTCCAAGGTCTCGACCAAGCTGGATCTGCTGAAGAACCTGGTCGGAAAGCTGGACACGCTCGCCATCGGCGGCGGCATGGCCAACACCTTCCTGTATGCACAAGGCGTCGATATCGGCGGCTCGCTGGCCGAAAAGGATATGGCGGACACGGCGCGCGAAATCCTGGCGGAAGCCGAGGCCAAGGGCTGCGACATCCTGCTGCCCGTCGATGTCGTCGTGGCGACCGAGGTCAAGCCCGGCGCCGACGCCCGCACCGTCAAAACCGGCGAAGCGCTCTCGACTGACGACAAGATCCTGGACGCCGGCCGCGACACCGTCGCGCGCCTGAACGCCGCGATCGACGGCTCCAAGACCCTGATCTGGAACGGCCCGCTGGGCGTGTTCGAGGTCCCGCCCTTCGACGCCGCCACGGTCGCGGCCGCCAAGCACGTCGCCGAGCGCACCAAGGCCGGCGCCCTGATCGCGGTGGCGGGCGGCGGCGACACGGTCGCGGCCGTCGGTCATGCCGGTGTCGCCGCGGACCTGACCTTCGTCTCCACCGCCGGCGGCGCCTTCCTGGAATGGATGGAGGGCAAGCCCCTGCCCGGCGTTGAGGCCTTGCGCGCCTGA
- the gap gene encoding type I glyceraldehyde-3-phosphate dehydrogenase, with the protein MTVRVAINGFGRIGRLVLRSIIEHGRTDIEVVAINDLGPVETNAHLFRYDSVHGRFPGTVTSGEDWIDVGTGKIKVTAERDPANLPHAGLKVDIAFECTGIFTSKDKASAHLKAGAKRVLVSAPADNADKTIVYKVNHETLTADDIVVSNGSCTTNALAPVAKVLNDLFGIERGYMTTIHSYTGDQPTLDTMHKDLYRARAAALSMIPTSTGAAKALGLVLPELKGKLDGSSIRVPTPNVSVVDLKVVAGREVTVEEINAALQAAADGPMQGVLFTTTDPLVSHDLNHIAASSTAALPQTQVVDGKLARVLSWYDNEWGFATRMSDTALQMAKFL; encoded by the coding sequence ATGACCGTTCGCGTCGCCATCAATGGTTTCGGCCGCATTGGCCGTCTTGTTCTTCGCTCGATCATCGAGCATGGCCGCACGGACATCGAGGTAGTGGCGATCAACGATCTGGGTCCGGTCGAGACCAATGCCCACCTGTTCCGCTACGATTCGGTCCACGGCCGCTTCCCCGGCACCGTGACGTCGGGCGAAGACTGGATCGACGTCGGCACGGGCAAGATCAAGGTCACGGCCGAGCGCGATCCCGCCAATCTGCCGCACGCCGGGCTGAAGGTGGACATCGCCTTCGAATGCACCGGCATCTTCACCTCCAAGGACAAGGCCAGCGCCCACCTGAAGGCTGGTGCCAAGCGCGTCCTGGTCTCGGCGCCCGCCGACAATGCCGACAAGACCATCGTCTACAAGGTCAACCACGAGACCCTGACCGCCGACGACATCGTCGTGTCGAACGGCTCGTGCACCACCAACGCCCTGGCCCCGGTGGCCAAGGTGCTGAACGACCTGTTCGGCATCGAGCGCGGCTATATGACCACCATCCACTCCTACACTGGCGACCAGCCGACGCTGGATACGATGCACAAGGACCTGTACCGCGCCCGCGCCGCGGCCCTGTCGATGATCCCGACCTCGACCGGCGCCGCCAAGGCCCTGGGCCTGGTCCTGCCGGAGCTGAAGGGCAAGCTGGACGGTTCGTCGATCCGCGTCCCGACCCCGAACGTCTCGGTCGTGGACCTCAAGGTCGTCGCCGGTCGCGAGGTCACGGTCGAAGAGATCAACGCGGCGCTTCAGGCCGCCGCCGACGGTCCGATGCAGGGCGTCCTGTTCACGACGACCGACCCGCTGGTCTCGCACGACCTGAACCACATCGCCGCCTCCTCCACCGCCGCCCTGCCCCAGACCCAGGTCGTCGACGGCAAGCTGGCCCGCGTGTTGAGCTGGTACGACAACGAGTGGGGCTTCGCGACGCGCATGAGCGACACGGCGTTGCAGATGGCGAAGTTCCTGTAG
- a CDS encoding DUF2799 domain-containing protein, whose product MKRLMIAGGAFAAAALLSSCTTMSKDECLAGAWGEKGYADGASGYPMTRLDDHAKACAKFQIAANPAAYGSAREDGLRTYCTFQRGWEEGRAGNAYYGVCRPEEEQAFLPAYRDGRTLHEVEDTYETAESASNSAEARIENREDKLEAKERELRGEGLTDEERERIRDRIQEVRGEIRDARRNAREARDALDQAEWDVRRVRRELSGRYPV is encoded by the coding sequence ATGAAGCGGTTGATGATCGCCGGGGGCGCGTTCGCCGCGGCGGCGCTGCTGAGCAGCTGCACCACCATGAGCAAGGACGAATGCCTCGCCGGCGCCTGGGGCGAGAAGGGCTATGCGGACGGGGCGTCGGGCTATCCGATGACGCGGCTGGACGACCACGCCAAGGCCTGCGCCAAGTTTCAGATCGCAGCCAATCCGGCCGCCTATGGCTCGGCGCGTGAGGATGGCTTGCGGACCTACTGCACCTTCCAGCGCGGCTGGGAGGAAGGGCGGGCGGGCAATGCCTATTATGGCGTCTGTCGGCCCGAGGAGGAGCAGGCGTTTCTGCCGGCCTATCGTGACGGCCGAACGCTGCATGAGGTCGAGGACACGTACGAAACGGCGGAAAGCGCCTCGAACAGCGCTGAGGCCCGGATCGAGAACCGCGAAGACAAGCTGGAGGCCAAGGAGCGAGAACTGCGCGGGGAGGGCCTGACGGACGAGGAGCGGGAGCGCATTCGTGACCGCATCCAAGAGGTCAGAGGCGAGATCCGCGATGCGCGTCGCAATGCCCGGGAGGCACGCGACGCGCTGGATCAGGCGGAATGGGACGTTCGCCGGGTGCGGCGTGAACTGAGCGGCCGCTACCCGGTCTAG
- the rpoH gene encoding RNA polymerase sigma factor RpoH, which produces MAANSTLAVMSPEQGLSRYLTEIRKFPMLTKDEEFMLAKRWSEHQDPEAAHRLVTSHLRLVAKIAMGYRGYGLPIGEVISEGNVGLMQAVKKFDADKGFRLATYAMWWIRASIQEYILRSWSLVKMGTTAAQKKLFFNLRKAKSQISAFEEGDLHPEHLAAIATKLGVTEEEVTNMNRRLGGDASLNAPLRADGESEWQDWLADDTAVSQETQLADDEEKGIRMSLLQEAMEELTDREKHILTERRLKDDPVTLEELAGQYGVSRERVRQIEVRAFEKLQKAMRAAAEERNLVDA; this is translated from the coding sequence ATGGCTGCCAATAGTACGCTCGCGGTGATGTCGCCTGAACAAGGCCTGTCGCGCTATCTGACGGAAATCCGCAAATTTCCGATGCTGACCAAGGATGAGGAGTTCATGCTCGCCAAGCGTTGGTCTGAGCACCAGGACCCCGAAGCCGCCCACCGTCTCGTCACCTCGCACCTTCGTCTCGTGGCCAAGATCGCCATGGGGTATCGCGGCTACGGCCTGCCGATCGGCGAAGTCATTTCCGAGGGCAACGTCGGCCTGATGCAGGCCGTCAAGAAATTCGACGCCGATAAGGGCTTCCGCCTGGCGACCTACGCCATGTGGTGGATTCGCGCTTCGATCCAGGAATACATCCTGCGCAGCTGGTCGCTCGTGAAGATGGGCACCACCGCGGCGCAGAAGAAGTTGTTCTTCAACCTGCGCAAGGCCAAGAGCCAGATCTCGGCATTCGAGGAAGGCGATCTGCATCCTGAACACCTCGCCGCCATCGCCACCAAACTGGGCGTGACGGAGGAAGAGGTCACCAACATGAACCGCCGTCTCGGCGGCGACGCCTCGCTTAACGCCCCTTTGCGCGCCGACGGCGAAAGCGAGTGGCAGGACTGGCTGGCCGACGACACGGCCGTGTCTCAGGAAACCCAACTCGCCGACGACGAGGAAAAGGGCATCCGCATGAGCCTCCTGCAAGAGGCCATGGAAGAGCTGACCGACCGTGAGAAGCACATCCTCACGGAACGTCGCCTCAAGGACGATCCGGTCACGCTGGAAGAACTCGCCGGCCAGTATGGCGTCTCGCGCGAGCGCGTGCGTCAGATCGAGGTCCGCGCCTTCGAGAAGCTGCAAAAGGCCATGCGCGCCGCCGCCGAAGAGCGGAACTTGGTCGACGCCTGA
- a CDS encoding dihydroxy-acid dehydratase: protein MTQNSTSQPRKPNARSAAVTAGPNRAAARSYLRAAGMQDADFDKPMIGIVNTWSTVTPCNMHLDRLAKDVRAGIIAAGGYPVDFNTIVVTDGISMGTAGMKASLISREVVADSIELAIEGHQLDGVVCIVGCDKTIPAAAMALARMDIPGLVYYGGTIMPGVIGTKEVSVQEVFEAIGAHSAGALDDEGLKAVEQAVCPGAGACGGQFTANTMAMALSVMGISPMGANDVPAVDPTKAAEGERCGRLIVDRVFSGDTARKYITRASLKNAAVAVSASGGSTNAVMHLTAIAAEAGVEFGVEDCHQACIEAPVICDLKPGGRFLASHLFAAGGTRLVTQRMAEAGKIVNTPTVTGRSLFAEAAEAEETPGQVVVTNFDAPVMDRGSFAVIYGDVAPEGAVIKLTGHKVDTFEGPACVFDSEEDAFHAVQDGSVGEGDVIIIRYEGPKGGPGMREMLQVTAALKGRKIDNVALLTDGRFSGASYGFVAGHVSPEAAVGGPIALIRDGDRITIDVTNRRIDVNVDLATRRAGFTPHVVRPARGVFAKYRASVASAAQGAVTIPNPPPAQVPASHKTNAAQDA from the coding sequence ATGACGCAAAATTCTACCTCCCAGCCCAGAAAGCCCAATGCGCGCAGCGCGGCGGTGACGGCTGGCCCGAACCGGGCGGCCGCCCGCTCTTATCTGCGCGCCGCCGGCATGCAGGACGCCGACTTCGACAAGCCGATGATCGGCATCGTCAACACCTGGTCGACGGTCACGCCGTGCAACATGCATCTGGACCGACTGGCTAAGGACGTGCGCGCCGGCATCATCGCGGCGGGCGGCTATCCGGTCGATTTCAACACCATCGTCGTCACCGACGGCATCTCGATGGGCACGGCGGGGATGAAGGCCTCGCTGATCAGCCGCGAGGTTGTCGCCGACTCCATCGAGCTGGCCATCGAAGGCCACCAGCTGGACGGCGTGGTCTGCATCGTCGGCTGCGACAAGACGATCCCGGCGGCGGCCATGGCCTTGGCGCGAATGGATATCCCCGGCCTGGTCTATTACGGGGGCACCATCATGCCGGGCGTGATCGGGACTAAGGAGGTCTCGGTCCAGGAAGTGTTCGAGGCCATCGGCGCCCATTCGGCCGGCGCCCTGGACGACGAAGGCCTGAAGGCGGTCGAACAGGCCGTCTGCCCCGGCGCCGGGGCCTGCGGCGGTCAGTTCACGGCCAACACCATGGCCATGGCCCTGTCGGTCATGGGCATCAGCCCCATGGGCGCCAACGATGTGCCCGCCGTCGATCCGACTAAGGCCGCCGAGGGCGAACGCTGCGGCCGCCTGATCGTCGACCGCGTCTTTTCCGGCGACACGGCCCGCAAATACATCACCCGCGCCAGCCTGAAGAACGCCGCCGTCGCCGTCTCGGCCTCGGGCGGGTCGACCAATGCGGTCATGCACCTGACGGCGATCGCGGCGGAGGCCGGCGTCGAGTTCGGCGTCGAGGACTGCCATCAGGCCTGCATCGAGGCGCCGGTCATCTGCGATCTGAAGCCGGGCGGCCGCTTCCTGGCCTCGCACCTGTTTGCGGCCGGCGGCACGCGTCTGGTCACCCAGCGGATGGCTGAGGCCGGCAAGATCGTGAACACTCCCACCGTCACTGGCCGCAGCCTGTTCGCCGAGGCCGCCGAGGCCGAGGAAACGCCGGGCCAGGTGGTGGTGACCAACTTCGACGCCCCTGTGATGGATCGCGGCAGCTTCGCCGTCATCTATGGCGATGTCGCCCCGGAAGGCGCGGTCATCAAGCTGACGGGCCACAAGGTCGACACGTTCGAAGGTCCGGCCTGCGTCTTCGACTCAGAGGAAGACGCCTTCCACGCCGTTCAGGACGGATCGGTCGGCGAAGGCGACGTGATCATCATCCGCTACGAAGGACCCAAGGGCGGTCCGGGCATGCGCGAGATGCTGCAGGTCACCGCCGCCCTGAAGGGGCGCAAGATCGACAATGTCGCCCTGCTGACCGACGGCCGGTTCTCGGGCGCCAGCTACGGCTTCGTCGCCGGCCACGTCTCGCCGGAAGCCGCCGTGGGCGGCCCGATCGCCCTCATTCGCGATGGTGACCGCATCACCATCGACGTCACCAACCGCCGCATCGACGTCAATGTCGATCTGGCGACGCGCCGGGCGGGCTTTACGCCCCACGTAGTCCGCCCGGCGCGAGGTGTCTTCGCCAAATACCGCGCCTCGGTCGCCTCGGCCGCCCAGGGCGCTGTCACCATTCCCAACCCGCCGCCGGCCCAAGTCCCGGCAAGCCACAAAACCAACGCTGCTCAGGACGCCTGA
- a CDS encoding response regulator, translating into MEPALRRVVIVDANLSSARLLTDIVKGMGAREVYSEGDEERALELLRDVEPGVIFTERSGDRLNGETLARRIRRSSMSCRMSPIIMVTGEATAAAIKGARDAGIHEFLRKPFTTGDLFKRVENVTLKPRPWIEAVGYVGPDRRRFNSGEYSGARKRRSDGAAGGGPAEIRDQASRILVSAMSQFEQDPSQATRAIRQQAETLNGLAIKTADARLAMAVATLEAYVASGQVTKAGLAQPVGTVVAAARAADDTAPVARAS; encoded by the coding sequence ATGGAGCCTGCGCTTCGTCGGGTGGTCATCGTGGACGCCAATCTGTCGTCAGCGCGACTGCTGACGGACATCGTGAAGGGCATGGGTGCGCGCGAGGTCTATTCCGAGGGCGACGAGGAGCGGGCGCTAGAGTTGCTGCGCGACGTCGAGCCGGGCGTGATCTTCACAGAACGGTCCGGCGACAGGCTGAACGGCGAGACTCTGGCGCGGCGCATCCGACGCTCCAGCATGTCGTGCCGCATGTCGCCGATCATCATGGTGACGGGCGAGGCGACCGCCGCGGCGATCAAGGGCGCGCGCGACGCCGGCATCCACGAGTTCCTGAGAAAGCCGTTCACGACGGGTGACCTGTTCAAGCGGGTCGAGAATGTGACGTTGAAGCCGCGACCCTGGATCGAGGCCGTCGGCTACGTCGGGCCGGATCGTCGCCGGTTCAACTCGGGCGAATATTCGGGCGCGCGCAAGCGCCGCAGCGATGGTGCGGCTGGAGGCGGCCCTGCTGAAATCCGCGATCAGGCGTCGCGAATCCTGGTTTCGGCCATGTCGCAGTTCGAGCAGGATCCGTCGCAGGCGACGCGCGCCATTCGCCAACAGGCCGAGACGCTGAACGGTCTGGCCATCAAGACGGCGGACGCCCGACTGGCGATGGCTGTGGCGACTCTGGAGGCCTATGTGGCCAGCGGTCAGGTGACGAAGGCGGGACTGGCCCAGCCCGTCGGAACGGTGGTGGCGGCTGCGAGAGCGGCCGACGATACGGCCCCAGTGGCGCGCGCGTCGTGA
- a CDS encoding adenylosuccinate synthase codes for MANVAVVGAQWGDEGKGKIVDWLSNRADMVVRFQGGHNAGHTLVVDGKVYKLALLPSGVVQGKPSIIGNGVVVDPWHLVGEIEKIAAQGVAISPEILTIADNACLILPIHPALDVAREAAASAPGAKIGTTGRGIGPAYEDKVGRRAIRVCDLANEDDLKVKIDRLRSHHDPLRAGLGLEPIDPDALLAQLLEIAPKILPYVKPAWRVLDQAQKDGKRVLFEGAQGAFLDVDHGTYPYVTSSNTVAGQAAAGSGIGPRGVGYVLGIVKAYTTRVGEGPFACELNDEVGAHLATVGREVGVNTGRARRCGWFDAVLVRQSVAINGIDGIALTKLDVLDGLKTLKICVGYKVDGEVLDYLPSSLKAQGAAEPVFEELEGWSESTAGVRSFKDINANAIKYVRRIEELIGAPVALLSTSPERDDTILMRDPFQG; via the coding sequence GGCGCCCAGTGGGGCGACGAGGGCAAGGGCAAGATCGTGGACTGGCTGTCCAACCGCGCCGACATGGTCGTGCGGTTCCAGGGCGGTCACAATGCGGGCCATACGCTGGTCGTGGACGGCAAGGTCTACAAGCTGGCGCTGCTGCCCAGCGGCGTCGTGCAGGGCAAGCCGTCGATCATCGGCAACGGCGTGGTCGTCGATCCCTGGCATCTGGTTGGCGAGATCGAGAAGATCGCCGCCCAAGGCGTGGCGATCAGCCCTGAAATCCTGACCATTGCGGACAACGCCTGCCTGATCCTGCCCATCCACCCTGCGCTGGATGTGGCGCGCGAGGCGGCGGCCAGCGCGCCGGGCGCCAAGATCGGCACGACCGGACGCGGCATCGGCCCGGCCTATGAAGACAAGGTGGGGCGTCGCGCCATTCGGGTCTGCGATCTGGCCAATGAAGACGATCTGAAGGTCAAGATCGACCGGCTGCGCTCGCACCACGATCCGCTGCGCGCCGGTCTGGGGCTGGAGCCGATCGATCCCGACGCGCTGCTGGCGCAGTTGCTGGAGATCGCGCCGAAGATCCTGCCCTATGTGAAACCGGCCTGGCGCGTGCTGGATCAGGCGCAGAAGGACGGCAAGCGCGTGCTGTTCGAAGGGGCGCAGGGCGCCTTCCTGGACGTGGATCACGGCACCTATCCCTATGTCACCAGCTCCAACACGGTGGCCGGCCAGGCGGCGGCGGGTTCGGGCATCGGACCGCGCGGCGTCGGTTATGTGCTGGGCATTGTGAAGGCCTATACGACGCGCGTCGGAGAAGGCCCCTTCGCCTGTGAACTGAATGATGAGGTCGGCGCGCATCTGGCGACAGTGGGCCGCGAAGTCGGGGTGAACACCGGCCGCGCGCGCCGCTGCGGCTGGTTCGACGCTGTATTGGTGCGCCAGTCCGTTGCGATCAACGGCATCGACGGGATCGCCCTGACCAAGCTGGACGTGCTGGACGGGTTGAAGACGCTGAAGATCTGCGTCGGTTACAAGGTCGATGGCGAGGTGCTGGACTATCTGCCCTCGAGCCTGAAGGCCCAGGGCGCGGCCGAGCCGGTGTTCGAAGAGCTCGAGGGCTGGAGCGAAAGCACCGCTGGGGTCCGCAGTTTCAAGGACATCAACGCCAACGCCATCAAATATGTGCGTCGGATCGAGGAGTTGATCGGCGCCCCAGTGGCCCTGCTGTCGACCAGCCCAGAGCGCGACGACACCATTCTGATGCGCGATCCGTTCCAGGGCTGA
- the fba gene encoding class II fructose-bisphosphate aldolase (catalyzes the reversible aldol condensation of dihydroxyacetonephosphate and glyceraldehyde 3-phosphate in the Calvin cycle, glycolysis, and/or gluconeogenesis) yields the protein MARITLRQLLDHAAENDYGLPAYNINNMEQGLAIMEAAHEVNAPVIIQASRGARNYANDIVLAKLIDALAELYPHIPVCMHQDHGNGPATCATAIQYGFTSVMMDGSLEEDAKTPASYEYNVDVTRRVTEMAHACGVSVEGELGVLGSLETGMGEAEDGHGFEGKLDHSQLLTDPDQAVDFVAATKVDALAIAMGTSHGAYKFTRQPDGEVLAMNVIEEIHRRLPNTHLVMHGSSSVPQDLQDIINQYGGEMPQTWGVPVEEIQRGIKHGVRKVNIDTDNRMAITGAIRKALMEKPGEFDPRYYLKPAKEAMKKLCMERYQQFGCEGQASKIRPLSTAQMAKRYASGDLDPSFRGAAVKAA from the coding sequence ATGGCGCGCATCACGCTGCGACAGCTGCTCGACCACGCGGCAGAGAACGATTACGGCCTGCCCGCCTACAACATCAACAATATGGAACAGGGTCTGGCGATCATGGAGGCGGCCCACGAGGTCAATGCTCCCGTGATCATCCAGGCCTCGCGCGGCGCCCGGAACTACGCCAACGACATCGTTCTGGCCAAGCTGATCGACGCCCTGGCCGAGCTCTATCCGCACATCCCGGTCTGCATGCACCAGGACCACGGCAACGGCCCGGCGACCTGCGCCACCGCCATCCAGTACGGCTTCACCAGCGTGATGATGGACGGCTCGCTGGAGGAGGACGCCAAGACCCCCGCCTCTTACGAATACAACGTCGATGTCACCCGTCGCGTCACCGAAATGGCCCACGCCTGCGGCGTCTCGGTCGAGGGCGAACTGGGCGTTCTGGGTTCGCTGGAAACCGGCATGGGCGAGGCCGAGGACGGCCACGGCTTCGAGGGCAAGCTGGACCACTCGCAACTGCTGACCGACCCGGATCAGGCCGTCGATTTCGTCGCCGCCACCAAGGTCGACGCCCTCGCCATCGCCATGGGCACCAGCCACGGCGCCTACAAGTTCACACGCCAGCCGGACGGCGAGGTCCTGGCCATGAACGTGATCGAGGAAATCCACCGCCGCCTGCCCAACACCCACTTGGTGATGCACGGCTCGTCCTCGGTGCCGCAGGATCTGCAGGACATCATCAACCAATATGGCGGCGAAATGCCCCAGACCTGGGGCGTGCCGGTCGAGGAAATCCAGCGCGGCATCAAACACGGCGTGCGCAAGGTCAACATCGACACCGACAACCGCATGGCCATCACCGGCGCCATCCGCAAAGCCCTGATGGAGAAGCCGGGCGAGTTCGATCCGCGCTACTATCTGAAGCCCGCCAAGGAGGCGATGAAGAAGCTCTGCATGGAGCGCTACCAGCAGTTCGGCTGCGAGGGCCAGGCCTCCAAGATCCGCCCGCTTTCCACCGCACAGATGGCCAAACGCTACGCCTCGGGCGACCTGGATCCGTCCTTCCGCGGCGCCGCCGTCAAGGCGGCCTAG